Proteins from one Buchnera aphidicola (Cinara laricifoliae) genomic window:
- a CDS encoding IscS subfamily cysteine desulfurase, which produces MKFPIYLDYAATTPIDPKVKKIMNKYYSINDIFGNAASRSHKFGWEAEESVDIARNEIAKLINSDAREIIFTSGATESNNLAIKGIYEFHKNKKNHIITSQIEHKSVLDCCRYLEYKGCSVTYLKPNKYGVIDMSKIKKSITKYTLLISIMHVNNEIGSIQNIKKISHFCRQKKIFFHVDATQSIGKIKIDIKKIPIDLLSFSAHKIYGPKGIGALYICLKPRIRLSPQIHGGGHERGFRSGTLPVHQIVGFGKACRILRKKMQDDISHTKYLRNILWNGLCDIEEIYLNSHFDYVVSNIINISFNYIEGESLLMALKNLAVSSGSACTSASLEPSYVLRAIGVKDELAHSSIRFSIGRFTTLKDIKYAIIAIKNAIKKLRKLSPLWEMFQSGVKMDQIIWN; this is translated from the coding sequence ATGAAATTTCCTATTTATTTAGATTACGCTGCTACTACACCTATAGATCCTAAAGTAAAAAAAATTATGAATAAATATTATTCTATAAATGATATCTTTGGAAATGCAGCATCTAGATCTCACAAATTTGGGTGGGAAGCAGAAGAATCTGTAGATATCGCAAGAAATGAAATAGCTAAATTAATAAATTCTGATGCTAGAGAAATTATTTTTACTTCTGGCGCTACCGAATCAAATAATTTGGCAATTAAAGGAATATATGAATTTCATAAAAATAAAAAAAATCATATCATTACTAGTCAAATAGAACACAAATCAGTATTAGATTGCTGTCGATATTTAGAATATAAAGGATGCAGTGTGACATATCTAAAGCCAAATAAATATGGTGTTATTGATATGTCAAAAATAAAAAAATCTATTACTAAATACACATTATTAATTTCAATTATGCATGTAAATAACGAAATTGGATCTATTCAAAATATTAAAAAAATAAGTCATTTTTGTAGACAAAAAAAAATTTTTTTTCATGTAGATGCTACACAAAGTATTGGAAAAATAAAAATAGATATAAAAAAAATACCAATAGACCTATTATCGTTTTCTGCTCATAAAATATATGGACCAAAAGGAATTGGAGCATTATATATATGTCTTAAACCACGAATTCGATTATCACCCCAAATACACGGTGGTGGACATGAACGAGGATTTCGTTCCGGAACATTACCCGTTCATCAAATTGTTGGATTTGGAAAAGCATGTCGGATATTAAGAAAAAAAATGCAAGATGATATTTCACATACTAAATATTTACGTAATATACTATGGAATGGTTTATGTGATATTGAAGAGATTTATTTAAATAGTCACTTTGATTATGTAGTCAGTAATATTATTAACATCAGTTTTAATTATATTGAAGGCGAATCATTATTAATGGCTTTAAAAAACTTAGCTGTATCTTCTGGATCTGCATGTACATCAGCAAGTTTAGAACCATCATATGTATTACGCGCTATAGGTGTAAAAGATGAATTAGCACATAGTTCTATTAGATTTTCTATTGGACGGTTTACCACATTAAAAGATATTAAATATGCTATAATAGCAATTAAAAATGCAATTAAAAAATTAAGAAAACTCTCTCCCCTTTGGGAAATGTTTCAATCTGGTGTTAAAATGGATCAAATTATTTGGAATTAA
- the ilvD gene encoding dihydroxy-acid dehydratase, with the protein MPIYRSSTTINGKNMAGARALWRATGVQDKDFGKPIIAVVNSFTEFVPGHIHLRELGKLVSQQIIKFGGIAKEFNTIAIDDGIAMGHSGMLYSLPSRELIADSIEYMINAHCVDSMVCISNCDKITPGMLLAALRLNIPTVFVSGGPMESGKIIFDDKIIKIDLVDAIAHGANPNTSSNILSDIEHSACPTCGSCSGMFTANSMNCLTEAIGLSLPGNGTVLATHIDRKKLFLKVGEIIVKNTKDYYINNNIQVLPRNLVTNVTLKNAMILDIAMGGSTNTVLHLLAMAHESKVNFTMKDIDYLSRKVPHLCKLSPSTSKYHMEDLHRAGGVIGILSELNKINLLDTSVFNILGLTLGETISKYDILNIDNKNARNFYSSGPKGKKTIVPFSQSFRWSTLDLDRKKGCIRSQKYAYNQDGGLAILTGNLAKFGSIIKTAAIDKNNMTFIGPAKVYESQEDAVYDILHKKINPGDVIVIRYEGPCGGPGMQEMLYPTTYLKSMELDKKCALITDGRFSGGTSGISIGHISPEAASKGLIALVYNGDIIGIDILKRSIILNVSKKELLCRKLKEESRGIKAYTPKNRLRNISDSLKIYSMFATSADTGAVRNIR; encoded by the coding sequence ATGCCAATATATCGTTCATCTACAACTATTAACGGTAAAAATATGGCTGGAGCAAGAGCTTTATGGCGTGCTACCGGTGTTCAGGATAAAGATTTTGGTAAACCAATTATTGCTGTAGTTAACTCATTTACTGAATTTGTACCTGGGCATATACATTTACGTGAATTAGGTAAATTAGTATCTCAACAAATTATTAAGTTTGGAGGAATTGCTAAGGAGTTTAATACCATTGCTATTGATGATGGGATTGCTATGGGACATTCTGGAATGTTGTATTCTTTACCTTCTCGAGAATTAATAGCGGATTCTATTGAATATATGATTAATGCGCATTGTGTAGATTCTATGGTATGTATTTCTAATTGTGATAAAATTACACCTGGAATGTTGTTGGCTGCATTACGATTAAATATTCCAACTGTTTTTGTTTCTGGTGGTCCTATGGAATCAGGAAAAATTATATTTGATGATAAAATTATTAAAATTGATTTAGTAGATGCTATAGCTCATGGAGCTAATCCAAATACTTCATCAAATATATTATCTGATATTGAACATTCAGCTTGCCCAACGTGTGGTTCTTGTTCAGGTATGTTTACCGCTAATTCTATGAATTGTTTAACTGAAGCTATTGGTTTATCGTTACCTGGAAATGGAACTGTATTAGCTACTCATATTGATAGAAAAAAACTTTTTTTAAAAGTTGGTGAAATTATTGTAAAAAATACCAAAGATTATTATATCAATAATAATATTCAAGTATTACCTAGAAATCTCGTTACAAATGTTACACTAAAAAATGCTATGATTTTAGATATTGCTATGGGCGGATCTACTAATACGGTATTACATTTATTAGCTATGGCTCATGAATCTAAAGTTAATTTTACTATGAAGGATATTGATTATTTATCTAGAAAAGTGCCTCATTTATGTAAACTGTCTCCCAGTACTTCAAAATATCATATGGAAGATTTACATCGTGCTGGAGGTGTAATTGGTATTTTATCTGAATTAAATAAAATTAATTTATTAGATACCTCAGTATTTAATATATTAGGACTTACTTTAGGCGAAACAATTAGTAAATATGATATATTAAATATTGATAATAAAAATGCACGTAATTTTTATTCATCAGGACCTAAAGGAAAAAAAACTATTGTACCTTTTTCACAATCATTTCGCTGGTCTACATTAGATTTAGATCGTAAAAAAGGTTGTATTCGTTCACAAAAATATGCATATAACCAAGATGGAGGATTAGCTATATTAACTGGTAATTTAGCAAAATTTGGTAGTATCATAAAAACTGCTGCTATTGATAAAAACAATATGACATTTATTGGTCCAGCTAAAGTATATGAAAGTCAAGAAGATGCTGTATATGATATTTTACATAAAAAAATTAATCCAGGTGATGTAATAGTTATTCGATACGAGGGACCATGTGGTGGACCTGGTATGCAAGAAATGTTATACCCTACTACATATTTAAAATCTATGGAATTGGACAAAAAATGTGCCTTAATTACTGATGGACGATTTTCTGGTGGCACTTCAGGTATTTCTATTGGACATATTTCTCCTGAAGCTGCGAGTAAAGGATTGATTGCTTTAGTATATAATGGAGATATTATTGGTATTGATATTTTAAAACGTAGTATTATATTGAATGTTTCAAAAAAAGAATTATTATGTCGTAAGTTAAAAGAAGAAAGTAGGGGTATAAAAGCGTATACACCGAAAAATCGTTTACGTAATATTTCTGATTCTTTAAAAATATATAGTATGTTTGCCACTAGTGCAGATACTGGCGCAGTACGTAATATAAGATAA
- the iscU gene encoding Fe-S cluster assembly scaffold IscU produces MAYSKKVLDHYENPRNVGSFSEKEKNVGTSLVGAPACGDVMKLQIKVNNKNIIEDACFKTYGCGSAIASSSLMTEWIKGKTLQEANKIKNTDIAKELDLPPVKIHCSILAEDAIKGAIANYTQKYKEKK; encoded by the coding sequence ATGGCTTACAGCAAAAAAGTATTAGATCATTATGAAAATCCAAGAAATGTTGGATCATTTTCAGAAAAAGAAAAAAATGTAGGTACTAGTTTAGTAGGAGCTCCTGCTTGTGGTGATGTAATGAAATTACAAATAAAAGTAAATAATAAAAACATTATAGAAGATGCTTGTTTTAAAACTTACGGATGTGGTTCTGCTATTGCTTCTAGTTCATTAATGACGGAATGGATTAAAGGAAAAACATTACAAGAAGCAAATAAAATCAAGAATACAGATATAGCAAAAGAATTAGATTTACCCCCTGTAAAAATCCACTGTTCAATTTTAGCAGAAGATGCAATTAAAGGAGCAATTGCTAATTATACTCAAAAATATAAAGAAAAAAAATAA
- a CDS encoding Hsp70 family protein, protein MKIIDAFNKKKFFPTIIHFKKKKNIIGWKAQKFLKKDTKNTVTSIKRFIGISYAELNKKKLNILNDISKSSKKELIFKTDIGKIPVSLIIQEIFKYIKSKIEKKLKKNIYGAVITVPAYFNNLQKNIVRKSAQISQLKVLRLLNEPTAAAIAYGLEKKRKGLICIYDLGGGTFDVSILRISKGIFEVLSTEGNNKLGGDDFDYLLAHFLYSKLKNKPQLNHNLFKKLLIIAEKVKIQLSKKSIITIKLFDNKINCSVLELNTLIYPYVKKTLKILNSALKNSGVKISNIDDIILVGGSTYIPLIRRKIYCLFKKEPLISINPIEAVAQGAGLHANSLYYRKKKLNKSILLLDIIPISIGIELLGGLMEKMIKKNTKIPTEVIKIFTTFKDYQTGFCINIFQGEDKYVKNCKLLKKFKIQGLPSKPAGQIKIITIFRINVDGQLSIIIQEKVSNTNYSVKIDPLYL, encoded by the coding sequence ATAAAGATTATTGATGCATTTAATAAAAAAAAATTTTTTCCAACAATTATACATTTTAAAAAAAAAAAAAATATTATTGGATGGAAAGCTCAAAAATTCTTAAAAAAAGATACAAAAAATACAGTTACATCAATAAAAAGATTTATTGGAATATCTTATGCTGAATTAAATAAAAAAAAATTAAATATTTTAAACGATATTTCAAAAAGTTCAAAAAAAGAATTAATTTTTAAAACTGACATAGGAAAAATACCTGTTTCTTTAATTATTCAGGAAATTTTTAAATATATTAAAAGTAAAATAGAAAAAAAATTAAAAAAAAATATTTATGGAGCCGTAATTACAGTTCCAGCATATTTTAATAATCTACAAAAAAATATTGTAAGAAAATCTGCGCAAATAAGTCAGTTAAAAGTATTACGATTATTAAATGAACCAACTGCAGCCGCTATTGCATATGGATTAGAAAAAAAAAGAAAAGGTTTAATATGTATATATGATTTAGGAGGAGGAACATTTGATGTATCTATATTAAGAATTTCAAAAGGAATTTTTGAAGTACTCTCTACAGAAGGAAATAATAAACTAGGTGGAGATGATTTTGATTATTTACTAGCTCATTTTTTATATTCTAAATTAAAAAATAAACCACAATTAAATCATAACTTATTTAAAAAGTTGCTTATAATTGCAGAAAAAGTTAAAATTCAATTAAGCAAAAAATCAATAATTACAATTAAATTATTCGATAATAAAATAAATTGTTCAGTTTTAGAATTAAATACATTAATTTATCCATATGTTAAAAAAACATTAAAAATTTTAAATTCTGCATTAAAAAATTCCGGTGTAAAAATATCTAATATTGATGATATAATTTTAGTAGGAGGTTCTACATATATTCCATTAATTCGTCGAAAAATTTACTGTTTATTTAAAAAAGAACCATTAATTTCGATTAATCCAATAGAAGCAGTAGCTCAAGGAGCCGGATTACATGCAAATTCTTTATATTATAGAAAAAAAAAATTAAATAAATCTATATTATTATTAGATATAATACCAATTTCTATAGGAATTGAATTATTGGGAGGTTTAATGGAAAAAATGATCAAAAAAAATACAAAAATTCCTACTGAAGTTATTAAAATATTTACTACATTTAAAGATTATCAAACAGGATTTTGTATAAATATTTTTCAAGGAGAAGATAAATATGTAAAAAATTGTAAATTATTAAAAAAATTCAAAATTCAGGGATTACCATCAAAACCAGCTGGTCAAATAAAAATTATTACTATATTTCGTATAAATGTAGATGGACAATTATCTATAATAATTCAAGAAAAAGTATCTAACACTAACTATTCTGTAAAAATAGATCCATTATATTTATAA
- the hscB gene encoding Fe-S protein assembly co-chaperone HscB, with amino-acid sequence MNYFNLFQLPEKFNIDKNKLVNTFYTLQKKYHPDNCNNKNLNETEKLLKSIQINKGFKILKNKFTRASHLLEINKKKDNIKKKYIFNKKDILMKKFKLYEKIQKIKNKSNSYDEIYIFIKNIKIKLKLYFSEFETAIEKKKINFAHQIFYHISFIYKILRKAQNLKNNLTK; translated from the coding sequence ATGAATTATTTTAATTTATTTCAACTACCAGAAAAATTTAATATTGATAAAAATAAATTAGTCAATACATTTTATACATTACAAAAAAAATATCATCCAGATAATTGTAATAATAAAAATCTAAATGAAACAGAAAAATTATTAAAATCTATTCAAATTAATAAAGGATTTAAGATTTTAAAAAATAAATTTACTAGAGCAAGTCACTTATTAGAAATAAATAAAAAAAAAGATAATATAAAAAAAAAATATATTTTTAATAAAAAAGATATATTAATGAAAAAATTTAAATTATATGAAAAAATACAAAAAATAAAAAATAAATCAAATTCATATGATGAAATTTACATTTTTATAAAAAATATAAAAATTAAATTAAAATTATATTTTTCAGAATTTGAAACAGCAATCGAAAAAAAAAAAATTAATTTCGCACATCAGATATTTTACCATATATCTTTTATTTATAAAATATTAAGAAAAGCTCAAAATTTAAAAAATAATTTAACTAAATAA